A single region of the Schistocerca serialis cubense isolate TAMUIC-IGC-003099 chromosome 7, iqSchSeri2.2, whole genome shotgun sequence genome encodes:
- the LOC126412367 gene encoding leucine-rich repeat-containing protein 38-like: protein MHMYFGSPSATEMTMDLLFDVPSVVARSQCWRLLLAVWLLASVSASSPMQCKCWKEEAHTYRCVGCSRLPLNVPTDATRLRMAGNRVSNTHFVSSRLADLKSIYLNNNSITSLYTSDLCPLKSLMVLDLSANNLESFDEDSIACNDQLQKLVLDDNPQIQLVALRSQSLKHLSLRNCGLTSFDPQLLRRLRKLRGLDLRGNDALPCGQVTQDLHKYWPRLRVYCDVQTSATKNTGTGATTTTTTATNAGLPPHSQDDIVQKIQLVAPIPIVPLVVILAVVLAAVLFSLCKRSGHDCRPGVESGDGKLLEEPC, encoded by the exons ACAATGGATCTGCTCTTTGATGTCCCATCTGTGGTGGCCCGGTCGCAGTGTTGGCGGCTGCTGTTGGCAGTCTGGCTGTTGGCCAGTGTGTCGGCGTCCAGTCCGATGCAGTGCAAGTGCTGGAAGGAAGAAGCCCACACGTACCGCTGCGTTGGCTGCTCACGCCTGCCACTGAACGTACCGACGGACGCGACCCGCCTCAGAATGGCCGGAAACCGCGTCTCAAACACCCACTTCGTCTCGTCCAGACTGGCCGACCTCAAGTCCATCTACCTGAACAACAACAGCATCACGTCTCTCTACACTTCGGACCTCTGTCCCCTGAAGAGTCTGATGGTGCTGGATCTATCAGCCAACAA CCTGGAATCTTTTGATGAAGATAGCATCGCTTGCAACGACCAACTGCAGAAGCTGGTCCTGGACGATAATCCACAAATCCAGCTGGTTGCCCTCCGCAGCCAGTCGCTGAAACACCTCTCCCTGCGGAACTGTGGGCTCACTAGTTTCGACCCACAACTGCTGAGGCGTCTTCGGAAGCTGCGTGGGTTGGATCTACGCGGCAATGACGCTCTTCCTTGTGGTCAAGTTACCCAGGACCTCCACAAATACTGGCCGCGTCTCAGAGTATACTGCGACGTTCAAACAAGTGCCACAAAAAATACCGGCACCGgcgccaccaccactaccaccactgctACCAATGCAGGCCTTCCACCACACTCACAAGATGATATCGTTCAAAAGATCCAGTTAGTTGCCCCCATTCCAATAGTACCTCTCGTTGTAATACTGGCGGTCGTATTAGCAGCTGTCCTCTTCAGTTTATGTAAGAGGTCTGGCCATGACTGTCGGCCAGGCGTCGAGTCTGGAGACGGAAAGCTGCTCGAAGAACCATGTTGA